From Stenotrophomonas maltophilia, a single genomic window includes:
- the rplI gene encoding 50S ribosomal protein L9 yields MQLILLQKVTNLGNLGDLVDVKPGYGRNFLVPQGKAVPATESNKAEFEAKRAEYEAKAQAIHADADARKAKLEGASVTIAANASTEGKLYGSVGAREIADAFTAAGLPVSKSEVILGEGAFRNIGEYDVLVHLHADVETTVKVVVVAEA; encoded by the coding sequence ATGCAGCTGATCCTCCTGCAGAAAGTCACCAACCTCGGCAACCTGGGCGACCTGGTCGACGTGAAGCCGGGCTACGGCCGTAACTTCCTCGTGCCGCAGGGCAAGGCCGTTCCGGCCACCGAGAGCAACAAGGCCGAGTTCGAAGCCAAGCGCGCCGAGTACGAAGCCAAGGCCCAGGCCATCCACGCCGATGCTGACGCCCGCAAGGCCAAGCTGGAAGGCGCGAGCGTGACCATCGCCGCCAACGCTTCGACCGAAGGCAAGCTGTACGGCTCGGTCGGCGCCCGTGAAATCGCCGATGCCTTCACCGCTGCCGGCCTGCCGGTCAGCAAGAGCGAAGTCATCCTGGGCGAAGGCGCCTTCCGCAACATCGGCGAATACGACGTGCTGGTCCACCTGCACGCCGACGTCGAGACCACCGTCAAGGTCGTCGTCGTCGCCGAAGCCTGA
- the rpsR gene encoding 30S ribosomal protein S18, producing the protein MSKFFRRRKFCKFTAEGVKEIDYKDLNTLRQYLTENGKIVPSRVTGTKSKYQRQLATAVKRARFLALIPYTDNHDV; encoded by the coding sequence ATGTCCAAGTTCTTCCGTCGCCGCAAGTTCTGCAAGTTCACGGCTGAAGGTGTGAAGGAGATCGACTACAAGGATCTCAACACCCTGCGCCAGTACCTGACCGAGAACGGCAAGATCGTGCCGAGCCGCGTCACCGGTACCAAGTCGAAGTACCAGCGCCAGCTGGCGACCGCCGTCAAGCGCGCTCGCTTCCTGGCCCTGATCCCGTACACCGACAACCACGACGTCTGA
- the rpsF gene encoding 30S ribosomal protein S6 gives MSRHYEIVFMVHPDQSEQVPAMIERYKSLVENGNGTIHRLEDWGRRQLAYPIQNLVKAHYVLLNIEADQAVLNELTESFRFNDAVLRNLVIKRDEADTEQSLIMKSKDEKGDKPERGERRRRDDEEGESTTTADNEAGDDAASAA, from the coding sequence ATGAGTCGTCATTACGAAATCGTGTTCATGGTCCACCCGGACCAGAGCGAGCAGGTCCCGGCCATGATCGAGCGCTACAAGTCGCTGGTCGAGAACGGCAACGGCACCATCCACCGCCTGGAAGACTGGGGCCGCCGCCAGCTGGCGTACCCGATCCAGAACCTGGTGAAGGCGCACTACGTGCTGCTGAACATCGAAGCCGACCAGGCCGTGCTGAACGAGCTGACCGAAAGCTTCCGCTTCAACGACGCCGTGCTGCGCAACCTGGTCATCAAGCGTGACGAGGCTGACACCGAGCAGTCGCTGATCATGAAGAGCAAGGACGAGAAGGGTGACAAGCCGGAGCGCGGTGAGCGCCGTCGTCGTGACGACGAAGAAGGCGAGTCCACCACCACCGCTGACAACGAAGCCGGCGACGACGCCGCTTCCGCCGCCTAA
- a CDS encoding HesB/IscA family protein, whose translation MAVSLTPIAFERVQRFVAQTPGALGLRFGVTKTGCSGWGHVTDLARDEREGDTVFDQDGVKIYVDAKSLALVDGTVIDFGKHGLSETFTFSNPNATAECGCGESFTTDADKA comes from the coding sequence ATGGCCGTCAGCCTGACCCCCATTGCCTTCGAGCGCGTGCAGCGCTTCGTCGCCCAGACCCCCGGCGCGCTGGGCCTGCGTTTCGGCGTGACCAAGACCGGCTGTTCCGGCTGGGGCCACGTCACCGACCTGGCCCGCGACGAGCGCGAGGGCGATACCGTGTTCGACCAGGACGGCGTGAAGATCTACGTCGATGCCAAGAGCCTGGCGCTGGTGGACGGCACGGTGATCGACTTCGGTAAGCACGGCCTGAGCGAGACCTTCACGTTCAGCAACCCGAACGCCACCGCCGAGTGTGGCTGCGGCGAGAGCTTCACCACCGACGCCGACAAGGCCTGA
- the asnS gene encoding asparagine--tRNA ligase, producing MTVVSVEHALAGKIPEGGEVTVRGWVRTVRGSANLAFVNVSDGSCFAPIQVVANDTLANFDEIKRLTSGCSVIATGTLVKSQGKGQSFEIQASALEVVGWVEDPLTYPIQPKPMSPEFLREVAHLRPRTNLFGAVTRIRNCLAQAVHRFFHENGFNWISTPIITTSDAEGAGQMFRVSTLDMVNLPRDEKGAIDFSRDFFGKETFLTVSGQLNVEAYCLALSKVYTFGPTFRAENSHTTRHLAEFWMIEPEIAFADLAEDARLAEEFLKYLFRAVLNERSDDLAFIAERVDKNAITKLEDFINAPFERIDYTDAVSLLQKSGKKFDFPVEWGLDLQTEHERWLTEEHVGRPVVVTNYPEHIKAFYMRLNDDGRTVAAMDVLAPGIGEIIGGSQREERLDVLDARMAQFGLDREHYSWYRDFRRYGSVPHAGFGLGFERLVVYVCGLSNIRDAIPYPRAPGSADF from the coding sequence ATGACGGTGGTCAGCGTTGAACATGCGCTTGCCGGGAAGATCCCGGAAGGCGGCGAAGTCACGGTACGCGGATGGGTGCGCACGGTGCGCGGTTCAGCGAATCTGGCCTTCGTGAATGTAAGCGACGGCTCCTGCTTCGCCCCGATCCAGGTCGTGGCCAACGACACCCTGGCCAACTTCGACGAGATCAAGCGCCTGACCAGCGGCTGCTCGGTCATCGCCACCGGCACCCTGGTGAAGTCGCAGGGCAAGGGCCAGTCGTTCGAGATCCAGGCCAGCGCGCTGGAGGTGGTCGGCTGGGTCGAAGACCCGCTCACCTACCCGATCCAGCCCAAGCCGATGTCGCCGGAGTTCCTGCGTGAAGTGGCGCACCTGCGCCCGCGCACCAACCTGTTCGGCGCGGTCACCCGCATCCGCAACTGCCTGGCCCAGGCCGTGCACCGCTTCTTCCACGAGAACGGCTTCAACTGGATCAGCACACCGATCATCACCACCTCCGACGCCGAAGGCGCCGGCCAGATGTTCCGCGTGTCCACCCTGGACATGGTGAACCTGCCGCGCGACGAGAAGGGTGCGATCGATTTCAGCCGCGACTTCTTCGGCAAGGAAACCTTCCTGACCGTGTCCGGCCAGCTGAACGTCGAGGCTTACTGCCTGGCACTGAGCAAGGTCTACACCTTCGGCCCGACCTTCCGCGCCGAGAACAGCCACACCACCCGCCACCTGGCGGAGTTCTGGATGATCGAGCCGGAAATCGCCTTCGCCGACCTGGCCGAAGATGCACGCCTGGCCGAAGAGTTCCTGAAGTACCTGTTCCGCGCCGTGCTGAACGAGCGCAGCGACGACCTGGCCTTCATCGCCGAGCGCGTGGACAAGAACGCGATCACCAAGCTGGAAGACTTCATCAACGCACCGTTCGAGCGCATCGACTACACCGATGCGGTCAGCCTGCTGCAGAAGTCCGGCAAGAAGTTCGACTTCCCGGTCGAATGGGGCCTGGACCTGCAGACCGAGCACGAGCGCTGGCTGACCGAGGAACATGTCGGCCGCCCGGTGGTGGTGACCAACTATCCGGAGCACATCAAGGCCTTCTACATGCGCCTGAACGACGACGGCAGGACCGTTGCCGCGATGGACGTGCTGGCCCCGGGCATCGGCGAGATCATCGGCGGCAGCCAGCGCGAAGAGCGCCTGGACGTGCTGGACGCGCGCATGGCCCAGTTCGGCCTGGACCGCGAACACTACAGCTGGTACCGCGATTTCCGTCGCTATGGCTCGGTGCCGCATGCCGGCTTCGGCCTCGGCTTCGAGCGCCTGGTGGTGTACGTCTGCGGCCTGTCCAACATCCGCGATGCGATCCCCTACCCGCGCGCCCCGGGCAGCGCGGACTTCTAA
- a CDS encoding FMN-binding negative transcriptional regulator: MFTPRAFAETDLLWLDRLLARDPFVTLLTLGSDGLPELTRMPVLYRRDGERIELRGHWARANPQSRHGGAAKVLVDGPHGYVSASWYPDKEPAARVPTWNYAAAELRGQLHTFDDTAALAELVGAISDRFEASVGQAWQFDAARTEHGPELRAIIGFRFQVEHVQLKLKLSQNHPEANQQAVIAALDALATPPSQELAQWMRWHREQAARSD; encoded by the coding sequence ATGTTCACCCCGCGCGCCTTCGCCGAGACCGACCTGCTCTGGCTGGACCGCCTGCTGGCGCGCGACCCGTTCGTGACCCTGCTCACCCTGGGCAGCGACGGCCTGCCGGAGCTGACCCGGATGCCGGTGCTGTACCGGCGTGATGGCGAGCGTATCGAGCTGCGCGGGCACTGGGCCCGTGCCAACCCGCAGTCGCGCCACGGTGGCGCGGCCAAGGTGCTGGTCGATGGCCCACATGGCTACGTCTCGGCCAGCTGGTACCCGGACAAGGAGCCCGCCGCGCGGGTGCCCACCTGGAACTACGCTGCGGCAGAACTGCGCGGCCAGCTGCATACCTTCGACGATACCGCTGCACTGGCCGAGCTGGTCGGCGCGATCAGCGACCGCTTCGAAGCCAGCGTCGGCCAGGCCTGGCAGTTCGATGCCGCGCGCACCGAACATGGCCCGGAGCTGCGCGCCATCATCGGCTTCCGCTTCCAGGTTGAACACGTGCAGCTGAAGCTGAAACTCAGCCAGAACCATCCGGAGGCCAACCAGCAGGCGGTGATTGCCGCACTGGACGCGCTGGCCACCCCACCTTCCCAGGAACTGGCGCAGTGGATGCGCTGGCACCGCGAACAGGCCGCCCGCAGCGACTGA
- the can gene encoding carbonate dehydratase, with translation MIDIHKLLQNNRDWADRIEKEDPEFFHQLAKQQHPEYLWIGCSDSRVPANQIIGMAPGEVFVHRNVANVVAHTDLNCLSVVQYAVDQLKVKHILIVGHYGCGGVHACLHNTRVGLADNWLRHVGDVMQKHTAIIDAIETDELKHARLCELNVIEQVANLCRSTIVQDAWARGQKLMVHGWVYSLKDGRVREMGIDVGAPEELQPAYEKALSYVPRKGKRD, from the coding sequence ATGATTGACATCCATAAACTGCTGCAGAACAACCGCGACTGGGCCGACCGCATCGAGAAGGAAGATCCGGAATTCTTCCACCAGCTGGCCAAGCAGCAGCACCCCGAGTACCTGTGGATCGGCTGTTCCGATTCGCGCGTGCCGGCCAACCAGATCATCGGCATGGCACCTGGTGAAGTATTCGTGCACCGCAATGTCGCCAACGTGGTCGCGCACACCGACCTGAACTGCCTGAGCGTGGTGCAGTACGCGGTGGACCAGCTGAAGGTGAAGCACATCCTGATTGTCGGCCATTACGGCTGCGGTGGCGTGCACGCCTGCCTGCACAACACCCGCGTCGGCCTGGCCGACAACTGGCTGCGCCACGTCGGTGACGTGATGCAGAAGCACACCGCGATCATCGACGCCATCGAGACCGACGAACTCAAGCATGCCCGCCTGTGCGAGCTGAACGTGATCGAGCAGGTCGCCAACCTGTGCCGCTCGACCATCGTGCAGGATGCCTGGGCCCGTGGCCAGAAGCTGATGGTGCACGGCTGGGTCTACAGCCTGAAGGACGGCCGTGTGCGCGAAATGGGCATCGACGTCGGCGCGCCGGAAGAGCTGCAGCCCGCCTACGAAAAGGCGCTGTCCTACGTGCCGCGCAAGGGCAAGCGCGACTGA
- a CDS encoding 3-hydroxyanthranilate 3,4-dioxygenase, which produces MLASPINLHAWIEEHRHLLKPPVGNKMIDNGDFIVMVVGGPNSRTDYHYDEGPEWFYQLEGEMVLKVQEDGAVRDIPIRAGEIFLLPGKVPHSPRRPPGGIGLVVERKRLPHEMDGVIWHCERCNHKLHEEYFPLQNIETDLPKVFARYHASLELRTCSACGHVDPLPAPAAAG; this is translated from the coding sequence ATGCTCGCTTCGCCGATCAACCTGCACGCCTGGATTGAAGAACACCGCCACCTGCTGAAGCCGCCGGTGGGCAACAAGATGATCGACAACGGCGATTTCATCGTGATGGTGGTCGGCGGGCCGAACTCGCGCACCGATTACCACTACGACGAAGGCCCGGAGTGGTTCTACCAGCTTGAAGGCGAGATGGTGCTGAAGGTGCAGGAGGATGGCGCGGTGCGTGACATCCCGATCCGCGCCGGCGAGATCTTCCTGTTGCCGGGGAAAGTACCGCATTCGCCGCGGCGGCCGCCCGGCGGGATCGGCCTGGTGGTCGAGCGCAAGCGCCTGCCGCATGAGATGGACGGCGTGATCTGGCACTGCGAGCGCTGCAACCACAAGCTGCACGAAGAGTATTTCCCGCTGCAGAACATCGAAACCGACCTGCCCAAGGTCTTCGCGCGCTACCACGCCAGCCTGGAGCTGCGCACCTGCAGCGCCTGCGGGCATGTGGACCCGCTGCCGGCACCGGCGGCCGCTGGTTGA
- the kynU gene encoding kynureninase, with amino-acid sequence MSDLLSRTHAIALDAADPLRPLRNEFLIPRHGGGEQTYFVGNSLGLQPRGAQAAVQEVMKQWGELAVEGHFTGPTQWLSYHRLVSAQLARVVGALPSEVVAMNTLSVNLHLMMVSFYRPTTQRPVILMEAGAFPTDRHAVEAQIRFHGFDPAECLVEVQPDEANGTISLTAIERAITEHGPRLALVLWPGVQYRTGQAFDLDAITRATRLQGARIGFDLAHSVGNLPLRLHDVAPDFAVWCHYKYLNSGPGAVAGAFVHERHHRDSTLPRFAGWWGHEEATRFQMAPQFIPATGAEGWQLSNPPILGLAPLRASLDLFERAGMDALRSKSVALTGMLEALVRARLSSVLDIITPAEPQRRGCQLSLRVIGGRERGRALFEHLRGIGVLGDWREPDVIRISPTPLYNRYLDVHHFVEEVEAWAGL; translated from the coding sequence ATGTCCGACCTGCTCAGCCGCACCCACGCCATTGCCCTGGACGCCGCCGATCCGCTGCGTCCGCTGCGCAACGAATTCCTGATTCCGCGCCATGGTGGCGGCGAGCAGACCTACTTTGTCGGCAACTCGCTGGGCCTGCAGCCGCGCGGCGCGCAGGCAGCCGTGCAGGAAGTGATGAAGCAGTGGGGCGAGCTGGCCGTGGAAGGCCACTTCACCGGCCCGACGCAGTGGCTGTCCTACCACCGCCTGGTGAGCGCACAACTGGCCCGCGTGGTCGGTGCGCTGCCCAGCGAAGTGGTGGCGATGAACACCCTGAGCGTGAACCTGCACCTGATGATGGTCAGCTTCTACCGGCCGACCACGCAGCGCCCGGTGATCCTGATGGAAGCCGGCGCGTTCCCCACCGATCGCCACGCCGTGGAAGCGCAGATCCGCTTCCATGGCTTCGACCCCGCCGAGTGCCTGGTGGAAGTGCAGCCGGATGAAGCCAATGGCACGATCTCGCTCACGGCGATCGAGCGTGCCATCACCGAGCATGGCCCACGCCTGGCGCTGGTGCTGTGGCCCGGCGTGCAGTACCGCACCGGCCAGGCCTTCGACCTCGATGCGATCACCCGCGCCACGCGCCTGCAGGGTGCGCGGATCGGCTTCGATCTTGCGCACTCGGTCGGCAACCTGCCGCTGCGCCTGCATGACGTCGCACCCGATTTCGCCGTGTGGTGCCACTACAAGTACCTCAACAGCGGACCGGGCGCAGTGGCCGGCGCGTTCGTGCATGAGCGGCACCATCGCGACAGCACACTGCCACGCTTCGCTGGCTGGTGGGGCCATGAGGAAGCCACCCGCTTCCAGATGGCGCCGCAGTTCATCCCGGCCACGGGTGCCGAGGGCTGGCAGCTGAGCAATCCGCCGATCCTCGGCCTGGCACCGCTGCGTGCGTCGCTGGACCTGTTCGAGCGCGCCGGCATGGACGCCCTGCGCAGCAAATCGGTGGCGCTGACCGGCATGCTCGAAGCGCTGGTGCGCGCGCGCCTGTCGAGCGTTCTGGACATCATCACCCCGGCCGAACCGCAACGCCGTGGCTGCCAGTTGTCGCTGCGCGTGATCGGTGGCCGCGAGCGCGGCCGCGCCCTGTTCGAGCACCTGCGCGGCATCGGCGTGCTCGGCGACTGGCGCGAACCGGACGTGATCCGGATTTCGCCCACCCCGCTCTACAACCGCTACCTGGACGTGCACCATTTCGTCGAGGAAGTGGAAGCCTGGGCTGGCCTCTGA
- a CDS encoding FAD-dependent oxidoreductase yields MIAHASRSLSIIGAGLAGSLLAILLSRQGWRITLYERRGDPRVADYESGRSINLALAERGRNALRQAGVEDEVMARAVMMRGRMVHPREGEPQLQRYGRDDSEVIWSIHRSDLNTTLLELAEQAGATVHFHRRLHTVDFDAGYARFIDDRDDSPHDIRFDTLIGADGAGSALRAAMNRRAPLGEDIAFLDHSYKELEIPPAADGSFRIERNALHIWPRGHYMCIALPNHEGTFTVTLFLPNQGDPSFATVNTGAQAEALFAREFADTLPLIPNLRADWEQHPPGLLGTLTLDRWHQGGRAVLIGDAAHAMVPFHGQGMNCAFEDCVALARHLMEADDLQGAFAAFEAERKPNARAIQQMALENYLEMRDRVADPAFLLQRELEQELQRRWPTRFVPHYTMVTFLHTPYAEALRRTELQRDMLVAATAGHDSLDNIDWAALETRIHAQLPVLEGAH; encoded by the coding sequence TTGATCGCACATGCCTCCCGCTCGTTGAGCATCATCGGTGCCGGCCTCGCCGGTTCTCTGCTGGCCATCCTGCTGTCACGCCAGGGCTGGCGCATCACCCTGTACGAGCGCCGCGGCGATCCGCGCGTGGCCGACTATGAAAGCGGCCGTTCGATCAACCTGGCGTTGGCCGAGCGCGGGCGCAACGCGCTGCGCCAGGCGGGCGTGGAAGACGAGGTGATGGCGCGCGCGGTGATGATGCGCGGGCGCATGGTGCATCCGCGCGAGGGCGAACCGCAGCTGCAGCGCTACGGCCGCGACGACAGCGAGGTGATCTGGTCGATCCATCGCAGCGACCTGAACACCACGCTGCTGGAACTGGCCGAACAGGCTGGCGCGACCGTGCACTTCCATCGCCGCCTGCACACCGTCGATTTCGACGCAGGCTACGCGCGTTTCATCGATGACCGCGACGACAGCCCGCACGACATCCGCTTCGACACCCTGATCGGTGCCGACGGCGCCGGATCGGCCCTGCGCGCAGCGATGAACCGGCGCGCGCCGCTGGGCGAGGACATCGCCTTCCTCGACCATTCCTACAAGGAGCTGGAGATCCCGCCGGCCGCCGACGGCAGCTTCCGCATCGAGCGCAATGCACTGCACATCTGGCCACGTGGCCACTACATGTGCATCGCCCTGCCCAACCACGAAGGCACCTTCACCGTCACCCTGTTCCTGCCGAACCAGGGCGATCCCAGCTTTGCCACCGTCAACACCGGCGCGCAGGCAGAGGCGCTGTTCGCGCGCGAGTTCGCCGACACCCTGCCGTTGATCCCGAACCTGCGCGCGGACTGGGAACAGCATCCACCCGGCCTGCTCGGTACGCTCACCCTGGACCGTTGGCACCAGGGCGGCCGCGCCGTGCTGATCGGCGACGCCGCGCATGCGATGGTGCCATTCCACGGCCAGGGCATGAACTGCGCGTTCGAGGACTGCGTGGCGCTGGCCCGCCACCTGATGGAAGCGGATGATCTGCAAGGCGCGTTCGCCGCGTTCGAGGCCGAGCGCAAGCCGAACGCGCGCGCCATCCAGCAGATGGCGCTGGAAAACTACCTGGAAATGCGTGACCGCGTGGCCGACCCGGCCTTCCTGCTGCAGCGCGAACTGGAGCAGGAACTGCAGCGGCGCTGGCCGACCCGCTTCGTGCCGCATTACACGATGGTCACCTTCCTGCACACGCCCTACGCCGAAGCGCTGCGCCGCACCGAGTTGCAGCGCGACATGCTGGTGGCCGCCACCGCCGGCCACGATTCATTGGACAACATCGACTGGGCCGCGCTGGAAACACGGATACACGCGCAGTTGCCGGTCCTGGAGGGCGCGCACTGA
- the sbcB gene encoding exodeoxyribonuclease I — protein sequence MADSFLFYDLETFGQDPRRTRISQYAAIRTDADLNEIETPVSFFVRPADDLLPSPMATLVTGITPQQAMAEGISEAEAFDRINEQLSRPGTCALGYNTLRFDDEFIRYGLFRNFHDPYEREWRNGNSRWDLLDMLRLMRAMRPDGIQWPLREDGATSFKLEHLAEANNVREGDAHEALSDVRATIGMARLFKQSQPRLWEYALKLRDKRFVGGLLDIAALKPVLHISMRYPASRLCAAPVLPLAVHPTINNRVIVFDLDGDIDDLLELPAEVIAQRLYMRASELPEGVARVPLKEVHLNKVPALIAWNHLRADDHERLGLDVAAIEAKVERLRPFAAQLAEKARQVYNQPRAATVADVDASLYDGFLGNGDKPLLALARTTAPEQLAELEGRFRDPRLPELLFRYRARNHPGSLAPAERQRWQDYRRQRLLGDGGLGELNLPQYQQQLDALAADAPDDARRQALLQSLRDWGQHLQETL from the coding sequence ATGGCCGACAGCTTCCTGTTCTACGACCTGGAAACCTTCGGCCAGGATCCGCGCCGCACGCGCATCTCGCAGTACGCGGCGATCCGCACCGACGCTGACCTCAACGAGATTGAAACGCCGGTCAGCTTCTTCGTGCGCCCAGCCGACGACCTGTTGCCCTCACCGATGGCGACGCTGGTCACCGGCATCACGCCGCAGCAGGCCATGGCAGAAGGCATCAGCGAGGCCGAGGCTTTCGACCGCATCAACGAACAGCTGTCACGCCCCGGCACCTGCGCACTGGGCTACAACACGCTGCGCTTCGACGACGAGTTCATCCGCTACGGCCTGTTCCGCAATTTCCATGACCCGTACGAACGCGAGTGGCGCAACGGCAATTCGCGCTGGGACCTGCTGGACATGCTGCGGCTGATGCGCGCCATGCGCCCGGACGGCATCCAGTGGCCGCTGCGCGAAGACGGCGCCACCTCGTTCAAGCTCGAACATCTGGCCGAAGCCAACAACGTGCGCGAAGGCGATGCACACGAGGCACTGTCCGACGTGCGCGCCACCATCGGCATGGCGCGCCTGTTCAAGCAGTCGCAGCCGCGCCTGTGGGAGTACGCGCTGAAGCTGCGCGACAAGCGTTTCGTCGGTGGCCTGCTGGACATCGCCGCGTTGAAGCCCGTACTGCACATCTCCATGCGCTACCCGGCCAGCCGCCTGTGCGCGGCGCCGGTGCTGCCGCTGGCGGTGCACCCGACCATCAACAACCGGGTGATCGTATTCGACCTCGACGGCGATATCGACGACCTGCTGGAACTGCCGGCCGAAGTGATCGCGCAGCGCCTGTACATGCGTGCCAGCGAGCTGCCCGAAGGCGTGGCGCGGGTGCCGCTGAAGGAGGTGCACCTGAACAAGGTGCCGGCACTGATCGCCTGGAACCACCTGCGCGCCGACGACCATGAACGCCTGGGCCTGGACGTGGCGGCCATCGAGGCCAAGGTCGAACGGCTGCGTCCTTTCGCCGCGCAGCTGGCCGAAAAGGCACGCCAGGTCTACAACCAGCCCCGCGCCGCCACCGTGGCCGACGTCGACGCCTCGCTGTACGACGGCTTCCTCGGCAACGGCGACAAGCCATTGCTTGCCCTGGCGCGCACCACCGCACCGGAACAGCTGGCCGAGCTGGAAGGCCGCTTCCGCGACCCGCGCCTGCCCGAGCTGCTGTTCCGCTACCGTGCGCGCAACCATCCCGGCAGCCTCGCACCGGCTGAACGCCAGCGCTGGCAGGATTACCGCCGCCAGCGCCTGCTCGGAGACGGCGGCCTGGGTGAACTCAACCTGCCCCAGTACCAGCAGCAGCTTGATGCACTGGCCGCCGATGCACCCGACGATGCGCGGCGCCAGGCCCTGCTGCAATCGCTGCGCGACTGGGGCCAGCATCTGCAGGAGACGTTGTGA
- a CDS encoding DUF2461 domain-containing protein: MSTYFSDASFRFLRSLARHNEKAWFNDHRQQYEDHVRQPFLRLLGDLQPALAEVSDHFRADTRGVGGSLFRIHRDARFSNDKSPYKTWQGARLFHERRREVAAPSFYVHLQPGESFVGAGLWHPEPETQRRVRHFILDNPGSWKAAAHALALRRRFDFEESEKLVRPPRGFPADFEFIDDLKHRNWVMWRSLDDATMTGPRLLSTLGKDLAALGPFVDYLCAALDLEF, from the coding sequence GTGAGTACCTATTTCTCGGACGCCAGCTTCAGGTTCCTGCGCAGCCTGGCGCGGCATAACGAAAAGGCATGGTTCAACGACCACCGCCAGCAGTACGAAGACCACGTGCGGCAGCCGTTCCTGCGCCTGCTCGGCGACCTGCAGCCGGCGTTGGCCGAGGTCAGCGACCATTTCCGCGCCGATACCCGCGGCGTCGGTGGCTCGCTGTTCCGCATCCATCGCGACGCGCGTTTTTCCAACGACAAATCGCCCTACAAGACCTGGCAGGGTGCGCGGCTGTTCCATGAGCGTCGCCGCGAAGTGGCCGCGCCCTCGTTCTACGTGCACCTGCAGCCGGGCGAAAGCTTCGTCGGCGCCGGCCTGTGGCATCCGGAGCCTGAAACCCAGCGTCGCGTGCGCCACTTCATCCTCGACAACCCGGGCAGCTGGAAGGCCGCCGCGCATGCGCTCGCGCTGCGCAGGCGCTTCGACTTCGAGGAAAGCGAGAAGCTGGTGCGGCCGCCGCGCGGTTTCCCGGCTGATTTCGAGTTCATCGACGACCTCAAGCACCGCAACTGGGTGATGTGGCGCTCGCTGGACGACGCCACCATGACCGGCCCGCGCCTGCTGTCCACGCTGGGCAAGGATCTGGCGGCACTCGGCCCGTTCGTCGACTACCTGTGCGCCGCGCTGGACCTGGAGTTCTGA
- a CDS encoding DUF2939 domain-containing protein: protein MKKLIAVLVPVVLALSAWWFGGPYVTVHGLSRAIEQRDTERLERYVDFPRVRSSLRAQLNDYLVRQAGPDVAASPFGALLYGLGDQLGGAAVDTMVTPTGIGAMLQGHVLWKRGRNELQGGDAFGPTEPARPLKNAEHHFEALDRFVIDVDRGPGQPPLKVVLEPQGLRWKVVDLQLGMSGSP, encoded by the coding sequence ATGAAGAAGCTCATCGCAGTGCTGGTCCCGGTGGTTCTCGCGCTGTCCGCGTGGTGGTTCGGCGGCCCGTACGTGACCGTGCATGGCCTGTCCAGGGCCATCGAGCAGCGCGACACCGAGCGGCTGGAGCGCTACGTCGATTTCCCACGCGTGCGCAGCAGCCTGCGCGCGCAGCTCAACGACTACCTGGTGCGCCAGGCCGGCCCGGATGTGGCGGCCAGCCCGTTCGGCGCCCTGCTCTACGGCCTGGGTGACCAGCTCGGCGGCGCCGCGGTGGACACCATGGTGACCCCGACCGGGATCGGCGCGATGCTGCAGGGCCACGTGCTGTGGAAGCGCGGCCGCAATGAACTGCAGGGCGGCGATGCCTTCGGTCCGACCGAGCCGGCACGGCCGCTGAAGAATGCCGAGCATCACTTCGAAGCACTGGACCGCTTCGTGATCGACGTCGACCGCGGCCCTGGCCAACCGCCACTGAAGGTGGTGCTGGAGCCGCAGGGCCTGCGCTGGAAGGTGGTGGACCTGCAGCTGGGGATGTCAGGCAGCCCGTGA